The following proteins come from a genomic window of Microbacterium sp. JZ31:
- a CDS encoding GntP family permease has product MPEWYTLAVVGAVIVVVVIVIVKFRINPVIALGLGAAAIGLLTGLGPVDTVTVMTQGFGDVMMEAGLLIAWGVLIGAMLNEMGAITRLVESLMRTFGRRGIPYALGLSLGTYLQTIFIDVMIVIAAPLARRIAPRLGKTGTGIIGVTFAVSLEIGIVLMVPGFAAVALAGLLGVPLGVMLLCGLAVVVPTIILSILLMSIVLRMGFWKPETDEQTVVRDEEESITAPPAVETAGPQVDRTRTGTVRTSLGGVPRGSGPALAVAERQRPLLLLFAPMLSALLLIAAQAVLTVTETEVPVMQFLGSPVIALLLAVIATGVIGRATVGTKRIEKSLVKGFQDGGQIFVLTGIGGSLAAVIAEGDLGDVLQGYFQATTFAPLLVVWAMAAVLHVAVGSVTLSAITAAGIIAPVAASLGLPPVLIALAAGAGALFCIHVTSNTFWLLQTFLDQSVRGALKTVTVGVSLASVIALGMTLILAVFIR; this is encoded by the coding sequence ATGCCCGAGTGGTACACGCTCGCGGTCGTCGGCGCGGTGATCGTCGTCGTCGTCATCGTCATCGTGAAGTTCCGGATCAACCCGGTGATCGCGCTCGGTCTCGGCGCTGCCGCGATCGGCCTGCTGACGGGTCTCGGCCCCGTCGACACCGTCACCGTCATGACCCAGGGCTTCGGCGACGTGATGATGGAGGCGGGTCTCCTCATCGCGTGGGGAGTGCTGATCGGCGCGATGCTCAACGAGATGGGCGCGATCACGCGGCTCGTCGAGTCGCTCATGCGCACGTTCGGCAGGCGAGGCATCCCGTACGCGTTGGGGCTCTCGCTGGGCACCTACCTGCAGACCATCTTCATCGACGTGATGATCGTCATCGCCGCGCCGCTCGCTCGCCGCATCGCCCCGCGCCTCGGGAAGACGGGCACCGGCATCATCGGCGTCACCTTCGCCGTCTCGCTCGAGATCGGCATCGTCCTGATGGTCCCCGGATTCGCGGCGGTCGCGCTCGCCGGCCTCCTCGGGGTGCCGCTGGGCGTCATGCTGCTCTGCGGCCTCGCCGTCGTCGTGCCCACGATCATCCTGTCGATCCTCCTCATGAGCATCGTGCTCCGGATGGGCTTCTGGAAGCCAGAGACGGACGAGCAGACCGTCGTGCGCGACGAGGAGGAATCGATCACCGCGCCGCCCGCGGTCGAGACCGCCGGGCCCCAGGTCGATCGGACGCGGACCGGCACCGTGCGCACCAGCCTCGGCGGCGTGCCGCGCGGCAGCGGTCCGGCGCTCGCCGTCGCCGAGCGCCAGCGGCCCCTTCTGCTGCTCTTCGCGCCCATGCTCTCCGCGCTGCTCCTCATCGCCGCCCAGGCGGTGCTCACGGTCACCGAGACCGAGGTCCCCGTCATGCAGTTCCTCGGGTCGCCCGTGATCGCCCTGCTGCTGGCCGTCATCGCGACGGGTGTCATCGGACGCGCCACCGTGGGAACCAAGCGGATCGAGAAGTCGCTGGTGAAGGGTTTCCAGGATGGCGGCCAGATCTTCGTCCTCACCGGCATCGGCGGCTCGCTGGCCGCGGTCATCGCCGAGGGCGACCTCGGCGACGTCCTCCAGGGGTACTTCCAGGCGACGACCTTCGCTCCGCTCCTGGTCGTCTGGGCCATGGCGGCGGTGCTCCACGTCGCGGTCGGCTCCGTGACCCTCTCGGCGATCACCGCGGCCGGCATCATCGCCCCCGTCGCGGCGAGTCTCGGACTGCCTCCGGTGCTGATCGCGCTGGCAGCGGGAGCCGGTGCGCTGTTCTGCATCCACGTCACGTCGAACACCTTCTGGCTGCTGCAGACCTTCCTGGACCAGTCGGTGCGGGGCGCCCTCAAGACCGTCACCGTCGGCGTCTCGCTCGCGTCGGTCATCGCCCTCGGCATGACCCTGATCCTGGCGGTCTTCATCCGATGA
- a CDS encoding CaiB/BaiF CoA transferase family protein, which translates to MSEQLHTPLTGVRVVELGNYIAAPTAGRLLADFGADVIKIERPRTGDELRRWRLYEGDTSMLYRTINRGKRSLVADLREEEGRAIVLDLLRDADVLLENFRPGTLEKWGLTPEALEEINPRLVVARISAFGQSGPLSARPGFAAVAEAYGGFRELVGEPGRPPSRTGFSIGDTIAGIYAAFGVVMSLLDRERRGAEAASLADRVVDVALNEAMLSVTESLVPDWGAYGVRRERTGGRMQGIAPSNAYMCADGKSIVVAGNGDGIYRRFMEIIGRPDLGEDPGLQSNEGRWESRELLDAAIGAWTATLTSAEALERLDGAGVPSGPIYTAEDVVADEQYAARDMIQRFDVDTGAGVKKDVGFPGIVPVFGGRSLPIRSVGPDLGEHTREILTELGWTAERIDAYEEAMR; encoded by the coding sequence ATGAGCGAGCAGCTGCACACCCCCCTGACCGGCGTCCGCGTGGTCGAGCTCGGCAACTACATCGCCGCGCCCACCGCCGGCCGGCTGCTGGCGGACTTCGGTGCGGACGTCATTAAGATCGAGCGCCCGCGCACCGGGGACGAATTGCGCCGATGGCGGCTCTACGAGGGAGACACCTCGATGCTGTACCGCACGATCAACCGCGGCAAGCGGTCGCTGGTCGCAGACCTCCGCGAGGAAGAGGGGCGCGCCATCGTCCTCGATCTGCTGCGCGACGCGGATGTCCTGCTCGAGAACTTCCGGCCGGGCACGCTGGAGAAGTGGGGCCTCACGCCCGAGGCTCTGGAGGAGATCAACCCCCGGCTCGTCGTCGCGCGGATCTCGGCCTTCGGGCAGAGCGGTCCACTCTCCGCGCGGCCGGGGTTCGCCGCGGTCGCCGAGGCCTACGGCGGATTCCGAGAGCTGGTTGGCGAGCCGGGCAGGCCGCCGAGCCGCACCGGCTTCTCGATCGGCGACACCATCGCGGGCATCTACGCCGCGTTCGGGGTCGTGATGTCGCTCCTGGACCGCGAGCGGCGGGGAGCGGAGGCGGCGAGCCTCGCCGATCGCGTCGTCGACGTCGCCCTCAACGAGGCGATGCTCTCGGTCACGGAGTCGCTGGTTCCCGACTGGGGCGCGTACGGCGTGCGCCGCGAGCGCACGGGTGGGCGCATGCAGGGGATCGCGCCGAGCAACGCGTACATGTGCGCGGACGGCAAGAGCATCGTGGTGGCCGGGAACGGTGACGGCATCTACCGTCGCTTCATGGAGATCATCGGCCGCCCCGACCTGGGCGAGGACCCCGGTTTGCAGTCGAACGAGGGGCGCTGGGAGAGCCGGGAGCTGCTCGACGCGGCGATCGGCGCATGGACGGCGACCCTCACGTCGGCGGAGGCCCTCGAGCGTCTCGACGGTGCCGGGGTGCCATCGGGCCCGATCTACACGGCGGAGGACGTGGTCGCCGACGAACAGTACGCCGCGCGAGACATGATCCAGCGGTTCGACGTCGACACCGGCGCAGGCGTGAAGAAGGACGTCGGGTTCCCCGGGATCGTGCCCGTGTTCGGCGGACGCTCCCTTCCCATCCGCTCGGTCGGCCCCGACCTGGGCGAGCACACCCGAGAGATCCTGACCGAGCTCGGCTGGACGGCCGAGCGCATCGACGCCTACGAGGAGGCAATGCGATGA
- a CDS encoding hydroxymethylglutaryl-CoA lyase, with amino-acid sequence MTVKFRDVTLRDGLQLAGKNLPTARKIQLVDQLYGLGVEHIEVGSMARPDLVPTLADTLDVLAGLPQDQRERVWVWVATPRHIEKAAAAGARRFQYCFSASDSHNKANIGRTTETSLAAMPDAIAAAEAVGGSVQLCIATSLTCPFEGEIPIERFRSILVDPRTQGAVDVVVCDTLGQAHPGEVARRVGLAKQERPELGIVFHGHDTWGLGVANAAAAVDAGADVVDGALGVWAAARSPPVHPATPQPRTSPSPSVRTGSTSTCSRPWCDWVRRSRTRSASPTVPALGAAHAATPRPSPGSSRRDPAGRGCRPPSGTAVI; translated from the coding sequence ATGACCGTGAAGTTCCGCGACGTGACGTTGCGCGACGGGCTGCAGCTCGCGGGCAAGAACCTGCCCACGGCACGAAAGATCCAGCTCGTCGACCAGCTGTACGGGCTCGGCGTCGAGCACATCGAGGTGGGCTCCATGGCGCGACCCGATCTCGTGCCGACGCTGGCGGACACGCTCGACGTCCTCGCCGGTCTGCCGCAGGATCAGCGGGAGCGCGTCTGGGTGTGGGTGGCAACGCCACGCCACATCGAGAAGGCCGCCGCGGCGGGAGCACGCCGCTTCCAGTACTGCTTCTCCGCGTCCGACAGCCACAACAAGGCCAACATCGGACGCACCACCGAGACCTCGCTCGCGGCCATGCCGGACGCGATCGCGGCGGCGGAGGCGGTCGGCGGCAGCGTGCAGCTGTGCATCGCGACGTCGCTGACGTGTCCCTTCGAGGGCGAGATCCCGATAGAACGGTTCCGCAGCATCCTCGTCGATCCCCGCACACAGGGGGCTGTCGACGTCGTGGTGTGCGACACGCTCGGCCAGGCCCATCCCGGAGAGGTCGCGCGACGCGTCGGCCTCGCGAAGCAGGAGCGGCCCGAGCTCGGAATCGTCTTTCACGGGCACGACACGTGGGGCCTCGGAGTGGCGAACGCCGCGGCCGCCGTCGATGCAGGTGCCGACGTGGTCGACGGCGCCCTCGGGGTCTGGGCGGCTGCCCGTTCGCCCCCGGTGCATCCGGCAACACCGCAACCGAGGACCTCGCCTTCGCCTTCCGTCCGGACTGGCTCGACGTCGACGTGTTCGCGACCCTGGTGCGACTGGGTGAGGAGATCACGGACACGCTCGGCGAGCCCGACCGTGCCCGCTCTCGGAGCGGCGCACGCAGCAACGCCAAGGCCTTCCCCTGGGTCGTCGCGGCGTGACCCCGCCGGGCGGGGCTGCCGGCCGCCATCGGGGACTGCCGTGATCTGA
- a CDS encoding HdeD family acid-resistance protein — MSEPLDIVRSLRTLTIVTGGVAIIMGIAILLWPLKSAATITLFIAIYTLIAGIVDIVLAIMSKGLGTWLRIGTAVLGLLFIAASIAAFVNLESTTVLLGVFVAIMLGVTWIFDGFVSLFALPRRSSITRELPRSSRGWTIAYAILSIVAGTLVILSPLLTAAALWLLIGLSLVGFGIVQIIRGIRLRR; from the coding sequence ATGAGCGAGCCGCTCGACATCGTCCGATCGCTGCGCACCCTCACGATCGTGACGGGTGGCGTGGCGATCATCATGGGCATCGCGATCCTGCTCTGGCCGCTGAAGTCGGCGGCGACGATCACCCTCTTCATCGCGATCTACACGCTGATCGCGGGCATCGTCGACATCGTGCTGGCGATCATGTCGAAGGGCCTCGGCACGTGGCTGCGGATCGGCACCGCCGTTCTCGGCCTGCTGTTCATCGCCGCCTCGATCGCGGCGTTCGTGAACCTCGAGTCGACGACGGTCCTGCTCGGGGTGTTCGTCGCCATCATGCTCGGCGTGACCTGGATCTTCGACGGGTTCGTCAGCCTCTTCGCGCTGCCGCGACGGAGCAGCATCACGCGGGAGCTGCCGCGGTCCTCCCGGGGATGGACGATCGCGTACGCCATCCTCAGCATCGTCGCGGGCACGCTCGTCATCCTCTCTCCGCTGCTGACCGCGGCGGCCCTGTGGCTGCTCATCGGTCTCTCGCTCGTCGGCTTCGGGATCGTCCAGATCATCCGCGGCATTCGACTGCGGCGCTGA
- a CDS encoding endonuclease/exonuclease/phosphatase family protein: MTSRNRTPLIFLATLLVGAPIALLFSWPQALGAQTAPLIAHALSFRALLAIGFGVSAAIAAAVALVRRRWGLAAGLALVLGAASLANGAVLLARGSSTSLPESELTVVTWNTYGTATAETIARLVRETGADVISLPETHAETAAEVARIVSLEGRAMNADTAHGATGYSEMPTSLLVADELGEYRMDAASGSTPALPSAVWVPVDGSGPTLVAAHPIPPLPGSIGDWRAGMEWIEERCADPEVILAGDLNATVDHLSAHLGACRDAATEAGGGAVGSWPSFAPSWMGSPIDHVLAGPAWDVRGAAVLTTFDDAGSDHRPVVAVLSRR; encoded by the coding sequence ATGACGAGCAGGAACCGGACTCCGCTGATCTTCCTCGCGACCCTCCTCGTCGGTGCGCCGATAGCGCTGCTGTTCTCGTGGCCCCAGGCCCTCGGGGCGCAGACCGCGCCACTGATCGCCCATGCGCTGTCGTTCCGCGCGCTGCTCGCGATCGGGTTCGGGGTGTCCGCCGCGATCGCCGCGGCCGTGGCGCTCGTCCGCCGCCGCTGGGGGCTCGCGGCCGGCCTCGCTCTCGTGCTCGGGGCGGCGTCCCTCGCGAACGGCGCGGTCCTGCTCGCCCGCGGGTCCTCGACGTCCCTGCCAGAGTCGGAGCTCACGGTCGTCACCTGGAACACGTACGGCACCGCGACAGCCGAGACGATCGCGCGTCTCGTGCGCGAAACCGGGGCGGACGTCATCAGCCTCCCCGAGACCCACGCGGAGACGGCGGCGGAGGTCGCACGGATCGTCTCGCTCGAGGGCAGGGCCATGAACGCCGACACGGCCCACGGAGCCACGGGCTACTCCGAGATGCCGACGTCGCTGCTCGTCGCAGACGAGCTGGGCGAGTATCGGATGGACGCCGCGTCAGGCTCGACCCCCGCGCTTCCCAGCGCCGTCTGGGTCCCCGTCGACGGCAGCGGCCCGACGCTCGTGGCGGCCCATCCGATCCCGCCGCTGCCCGGGTCGATCGGAGACTGGCGCGCCGGCATGGAGTGGATCGAGGAGCGCTGCGCCGATCCCGAAGTCATCCTGGCGGGCGACCTGAATGCGACGGTCGACCACCTGTCCGCGCATCTGGGCGCCTGCCGCGATGCCGCGACCGAGGCCGGCGGCGGGGCCGTCGGAAGCTGGCCGTCGTTCGCGCCGTCCTGGATGGGATCCCCGATCGATCACGTCCTCGCCGGGCCGGCGTGGGACGTGCGCGGCGCGGCGGTCCTGACGACGTTCGACGACGCCGGCAGCGATCACCGGCCCGTCGTCGCGGTGCTCTCGCGGCGATGA
- a CDS encoding CsbD family protein, with protein MGLDDKIEHGAQDLSGKAKEATGKATDNERLEAEGHGDQTSAKLKKAGEDIKDAFKG; from the coding sequence ATGGGACTCGACGACAAGATCGAGCACGGCGCCCAGGACCTCTCCGGAAAGGCGAAGGAGGCCACCGGCAAGGCGACCGACAACGAGCGCCTCGAGGCCGAGGGTCACGGAGACCAGACCTCCGCCAAGCTGAAGAAGGCCGGCGAGGACATCAAGGACGCTTTCAAGGGATGA
- a CDS encoding MFS transporter has protein sequence MTTTLSPAPPTTRSSRRWIALGVLALAQFLVVLDASIVNIALPVLGQQLGMSTAALAWVVTAYVLAFGSLLLLGGRLADRYGHRRVFLIGTAGFAAASALAGLSVGPEMLLAARALQGASAALLAPAALALLTHLFPAPRDRAKALGVWGGVAGIGSAAGVLLGGVLTAGLGWQSVFFVNVPVAVLVLVAVPLLITRDVAAARVRLDLPGAASITAALLAAVAAASAIELLGLLHPLVWGLAAVAVALGVVFVAVERRAADPLVPLGVFRNRSLTDGNIVMVLIGAAMVALFFALSVYMQAVLHYDALTTGLTQLPLAGALVIVAGLVPAAIARIGTRRALASSLVLLAGGLVWLAAAPPSADFVVHLLGPTLLIGVGMGGAFVTATQLSVHGVEGGEAGLAGGLVNTSQQVGGALGLAVLAAVATTRTEALTASGVAEADALTGGFSWLFLGAAALSVVGALVALRGPRTGDDL, from the coding sequence ATGACGACCACGCTCTCTCCCGCCCCACCCACGACACGCAGCTCCCGTCGATGGATCGCGCTCGGCGTCCTGGCCCTCGCGCAGTTCCTCGTCGTGCTCGACGCGTCGATCGTGAACATCGCCCTGCCCGTACTCGGGCAGCAGCTTGGGATGTCCACCGCCGCCCTCGCCTGGGTCGTCACGGCGTATGTCCTCGCCTTCGGCAGCCTTCTGCTGCTCGGCGGCCGGCTGGCCGATCGCTACGGGCACCGCCGGGTGTTCCTCATCGGCACCGCGGGCTTCGCCGCCGCATCCGCACTGGCGGGCCTGTCGGTCGGCCCCGAGATGCTGCTCGCCGCGCGTGCGCTCCAGGGAGCATCCGCGGCGCTTCTCGCCCCGGCCGCTCTCGCCCTCCTGACCCATCTCTTCCCCGCACCCCGAGACCGCGCCAAGGCGCTCGGCGTGTGGGGAGGCGTCGCGGGCATCGGCTCGGCAGCCGGAGTGCTGCTGGGCGGAGTGCTCACCGCCGGCCTCGGCTGGCAGTCGGTGTTCTTCGTCAACGTGCCGGTGGCCGTCCTCGTGCTGGTCGCTGTTCCGCTGCTGATCACACGCGACGTCGCCGCCGCCCGAGTGCGGCTCGACCTTCCGGGCGCAGCGAGCATCACGGCGGCTCTCCTGGCTGCCGTCGCCGCGGCGAGCGCGATCGAGCTGCTCGGCCTGCTGCATCCGCTCGTCTGGGGGCTCGCCGCCGTGGCCGTGGCACTGGGCGTCGTGTTCGTCGCGGTGGAGCGTCGCGCCGCCGACCCCCTCGTGCCGCTCGGCGTCTTCCGCAACCGCAGCCTGACCGACGGCAACATCGTCATGGTCCTGATCGGCGCGGCGATGGTGGCGCTGTTCTTCGCACTGTCGGTCTACATGCAGGCGGTGCTGCACTACGACGCGCTGACGACGGGACTGACGCAGCTGCCGCTCGCCGGAGCGCTCGTGATCGTCGCCGGCCTGGTGCCGGCCGCGATCGCGAGGATCGGCACGCGCAGGGCGCTCGCCTCCTCGCTGGTCCTGCTCGCGGGCGGCCTGGTCTGGCTCGCGGCCGCGCCGCCCTCCGCGGACTTCGTGGTGCACCTGCTCGGCCCGACGCTGCTGATCGGCGTCGGCATGGGCGGCGCGTTCGTCACCGCCACCCAGCTCTCGGTGCACGGCGTGGAGGGCGGCGAAGCGGGACTCGCCGGTGGTCTCGTGAACACGAGCCAGCAGGTCGGCGGCGCGCTGGGCCTCGCCGTGCTCGCGGCGGTCGCGACGACGCGGACCGAGGCGCTGACCGCATCCGGCGTGGCGGAGGCCGACGCACTGACGGGCGGCTTCTCGTGGCTGTTCCTCGGCGCCGCCGCACTGTCCGTGGTCGGCGCGCTCGTGGCGCTGCGCGGGCCGCGCACCGGAGACGACCTCTGA
- a CDS encoding TetR/AcrR family transcriptional regulator has product MTPRGSILSTAEQRRPVVTDAALRRFSQRGFHGTTVADVAGEAKISPAYAFKLFPRKESLFVAALDLCFDRILDALGDGADRSADRTPDGILDAMGAAYAELIQDRALLMLQVHAQSVADVPEIGSALRTGLARITMFAKQRSGADDAAVQRFVAYGQLCHLIVTSSIEELPEAWAEILTRGIRH; this is encoded by the coding sequence ATGACACCTCGTGGATCGATCCTCTCCACCGCCGAGCAGCGGCGGCCGGTCGTGACCGATGCCGCGCTGCGGCGCTTCTCGCAGCGCGGCTTCCACGGAACGACCGTCGCCGATGTCGCGGGCGAGGCGAAGATCTCCCCCGCGTACGCGTTCAAGCTGTTCCCCCGCAAGGAGTCGCTGTTCGTCGCGGCGCTGGATCTGTGCTTCGACCGGATCCTCGACGCCCTCGGCGATGGCGCCGATCGTTCGGCCGATCGCACGCCGGACGGGATCCTCGACGCGATGGGCGCGGCGTACGCCGAGCTCATCCAGGATCGCGCGCTGCTCATGCTGCAGGTGCATGCTCAGTCGGTGGCGGATGTGCCTGAGATCGGATCCGCATTGCGGACGGGCCTGGCACGCATCACGATGTTCGCCAAGCAGCGCTCCGGGGCGGACGACGCCGCGGTTCAGCGCTTCGTCGCCTACGGGCAGCTGTGTCACCTCATCGTCACCTCCAGCATCGAGGAGCTGCCGGAGGCGTGGGCGGAGATCCTCACGCGAGGCATCCGCCACTGA
- a CDS encoding NUDIX hydrolase — protein sequence MDMRVAAYCVIVDDEDRLLLTRWIEGRTPAWSLPGGGLEPGEDPAVAARREVWEESGYEVRLDGLLGVDSHVVPAKRRLAQGATGPLHALRIVYRATITGGTLTHEVDGSSDMAEWIPLNRVRATERTGLVDIALGMAGLGH from the coding sequence ATGGACATGCGCGTCGCTGCCTACTGCGTGATCGTCGACGACGAGGATCGGCTGCTGCTGACGCGCTGGATCGAGGGCCGGACTCCCGCATGGTCACTTCCCGGTGGAGGCCTGGAGCCGGGAGAGGACCCGGCGGTCGCCGCACGCCGGGAGGTGTGGGAGGAGAGCGGCTACGAGGTGCGCCTCGACGGGCTGCTGGGCGTCGACTCGCACGTCGTTCCCGCAAAGCGCCGCCTCGCGCAGGGCGCCACGGGGCCGCTCCATGCCCTGCGCATCGTGTACCGCGCGACCATCACGGGCGGCACGCTCACGCACGAGGTCGACGGCTCGAGCGACATGGCGGAGTGGATCCCGCTGAACCGCGTGCGCGCGACCGAGCGCACCGGTCTCGTGGACATCGCGCTCGGCATGGCCGGCCTCGGACACTGA
- the aroQ gene encoding type II 3-dehydroquinate dehydratase, which yields MNNRILLVNGPNLNLLGTREPGIYGSDTLEDVFDRASAVAKELGFDLRAFQSNHEGALIDVIHEARADCDGIVINPGAFTHTSVALRDALTGVALPFAEVHISNVHAREPFRHHSYLSDVASCVIVGAGVQGYEFAIRRLVTLLSA from the coding sequence GTGAACAACCGGATCCTGCTCGTCAACGGCCCGAACCTGAACCTGCTCGGCACGCGCGAGCCGGGCATCTACGGCTCGGACACTCTCGAGGACGTCTTCGACAGAGCCTCCGCCGTGGCGAAGGAGCTGGGCTTCGACCTGCGCGCTTTCCAGAGCAACCACGAGGGCGCGCTGATCGACGTGATCCACGAGGCGCGGGCCGACTGCGACGGCATCGTCATCAATCCCGGCGCGTTCACGCACACCTCCGTGGCGCTGCGCGACGCGCTCACGGGCGTGGCCCTGCCCTTCGCCGAGGTGCACATCTCGAACGTGCACGCGCGCGAGCCGTTCCGGCACCACTCCTACCTGTCGGACGTCGCCAGCTGCGTGATCGTCGGGGCGGGCGTGCAGGGATACGAGTTCGCGATCCGGCGACTCGTGACGCTGCTCAGCGCCTGA
- a CDS encoding aminoacyl-tRNA deacylase produces MTPTSRVREAAAARGLDIEVLESPRASSLEEAAELRGITPADIVKTLVVKGRGDDNYLFALIPGDRSISWPKLRALLGVNKLRLPEPELALQATGYERGTITPLGSTNDWPVYADERIVGRRVSMGAGAHGWTLFVDADALVAAYGATVADISEPVESIRR; encoded by the coding sequence ATGACCCCGACTTCCCGCGTCAGGGAAGCTGCGGCGGCTCGCGGCCTCGACATCGAGGTCCTCGAGTCGCCGCGCGCGTCTTCCCTCGAGGAGGCGGCCGAGCTGCGCGGCATCACGCCCGCGGACATCGTCAAGACGCTGGTGGTCAAGGGACGCGGCGACGACAACTACCTGTTCGCGCTGATCCCCGGCGACAGGTCGATTTCGTGGCCCAAGCTGCGCGCGCTGCTCGGCGTGAACAAGCTGCGCCTGCCCGAGCCCGAGCTCGCGCTGCAGGCGACCGGATACGAGCGCGGCACGATCACGCCGCTCGGCAGCACGAACGACTGGCCCGTGTACGCGGATGAGCGGATCGTCGGGCGCCGCGTCTCGATGGGCGCCGGAGCGCACGGATGGACGCTGTTCGTCGACGCCGACGCGCTCGTCGCCGCCTACGGCGCGACGGTCGCGGACATCTCGGAGCCGGTGGAGTCGATCAGGCGCTGA
- a CDS encoding DNA helicase: protein MSLSRKRKKELHKLQKSATKLWEAQQVVMAGASDVAREAGRQLGHLNREQVAPVIDQKYHQYLEPVVDRVSPYVDSSRKASKHFLDHTVVPVVGGAVGKALSAIDAANEAGAKFVKRNAPEPKKKSSAGPIIALVLGIAAAGAVLYAAWQTLRADDELWVADDPLASPDA from the coding sequence ATGAGCCTCAGCAGGAAGCGCAAGAAGGAACTCCACAAGCTGCAGAAGTCGGCCACCAAGCTGTGGGAGGCGCAGCAGGTCGTCATGGCCGGCGCTTCGGACGTCGCTCGTGAGGCAGGTCGCCAGCTCGGCCACCTCAACCGGGAGCAGGTGGCTCCGGTGATCGACCAGAAGTACCACCAGTACCTCGAGCCCGTCGTCGACCGGGTGTCGCCCTACGTGGACTCCAGCCGCAAGGCCTCGAAGCACTTCCTCGACCACACGGTCGTGCCGGTCGTCGGCGGCGCCGTGGGCAAGGCCCTGTCGGCCATCGACGCCGCGAACGAGGCGGGCGCGAAGTTCGTCAAGCGCAATGCGCCCGAGCCCAAAAAGAAGAGCAGCGCGGGCCCGATCATCGCCCTGGTCCTGGGCATCGCGGCCGCCGGCGCCGTTCTCTACGCCGCGTGGCAGACGCTGCGTGCGGACGACGAGCTCTGGGTCGCGGACGACCCGCTCGCCTCGCCCGACGCCTGA
- a CDS encoding peptidylprolyl isomerase, translating to MPQHTAVATLHTNHGDIVVNLFGDHAPKTVRNFIGLADGSGSWTDPATGQPGEGPLYKDIIFHRIIPGFMIQGGDPLGQGVGGPGYTFDDEISPELDFNAPYKLAMANAGKRPNAITGRLSGTNGSQFFITTDPTPWLMGKHTIFGEVVDDASKAVVDAIAQVPTGAQDRPLEPVVLQSVEIAAV from the coding sequence ATGCCTCAGCACACCGCCGTCGCCACCCTGCACACCAACCACGGCGACATCGTCGTCAACCTCTTCGGCGACCACGCCCCGAAGACCGTCCGCAACTTCATCGGCCTCGCCGACGGATCCGGATCCTGGACCGATCCCGCCACGGGTCAGCCGGGCGAAGGCCCGCTGTACAAGGACATCATCTTCCACCGCATCATCCCCGGCTTCATGATCCAGGGCGGCGACCCCCTCGGTCAGGGCGTCGGCGGCCCCGGCTACACGTTCGACGACGAGATCAGCCCCGAGCTCGACTTCAACGCGCCGTACAAGCTGGCCATGGCGAACGCCGGCAAGCGCCCCAACGCAATCACGGGCCGCCTGAGCGGCACGAACGGCTCGCAGTTCTTCATCACGACCGACCCGACGCCCTGGCTGATGGGCAAGCACACGATCTTCGGCGAGGTCGTCGACGACGCCTCGAAGGCCGTCGTGGACGCGATCGCCCAGGTTCCGACCGGTGCCCAGGACCGGCCGCTCGAGCCGGTCGTCCTGCAGTCGGTCGAGATCGCCGCGGTCTGA